One region of Candidatus Bathyarchaeia archaeon genomic DNA includes:
- a CDS encoding AMP-binding protein, which yields MTKTKSDQALDEYLKRPWTKWYRSGTPTDINVPEATVIEKVEENYRKWADKVAVIFYGRKIKFKELHEAFLRFATALYDLGIRKGNVVAIYLPNCPQFIISYF from the coding sequence GTGACGAAAACAAAATCCGATCAAGCTCTGGACGAGTACCTAAAAAGGCCTTGGACAAAATGGTACCGTTCAGGCACTCCAACAGACATAAATGTTCCAGAAGCAACGGTAATAGAGAAAGTTGAAGAAAACTACAGAAAGTGGGCAGACAAAGTCGCAGTAATCTTTTATGGAAGAAAAATTAAGTTCAAAGAGCTGCACGAAGCCTTCTTAAGATTTGCAACCGCCCTATACGATTTGGGTATAAGAAAAGGCAACGTTGTCGCAATATACTTGCCAAACTGTCCACAATTCATAATTTCATACTTT
- a CDS encoding branched-chain amino acid ABC transporter permease, with the protein MQTVPIARYFRKIYTNIATHIYDRPPRTLAFLIIIMLSILPYSGMDLIKLEILTSANLIAILAASWDLLVGRTGQISLGHALFFGLGAYTTALFIKYLGWPFWITIPISVIVGAGVALTIGIPCLRLKGPYLALVTMAFPLALQGFLYYYRDIFGGETGIGLPKIFPGLRFFDRIVANYYLSLALLVLSSIIIYKIATSKTGIIFISILDDEIGAKACAINTTKYKLMSLAISGLFGSLAGAFYGHIVSGSANPRLFVDTTALMPMEFSLIPIIAAVLGGVGTIYGPIVGVYIYQILYRYILRDVITFNIFGYIVTVDRHMQLFIFISFIVLLIVKWPRGVARAIVEKLEDLEEPRELEEILKEKTESKQM; encoded by the coding sequence ATGCAGACAGTTCCGATCGCCCGATATTTCAGAAAAATCTACACAAATATTGCTACACACATTTACGATAGACCTCCGCGGACACTGGCATTTCTCATTATAATAATGCTTTCGATATTACCATATTCGGGCATGGATTTAATAAAACTTGAAATTTTAACATCCGCGAATTTAATAGCAATCTTGGCTGCCAGCTGGGACCTTTTAGTAGGACGAACAGGTCAAATAAGTCTAGGTCATGCGCTTTTCTTCGGTCTCGGAGCCTACACTACCGCCTTGTTTATAAAGTATCTTGGGTGGCCGTTCTGGATAACAATACCTATTAGCGTTATTGTCGGCGCAGGCGTGGCATTAACTATTGGGATACCATGTTTGAGGCTAAAAGGGCCATATTTAGCTTTAGTAACCATGGCCTTTCCATTAGCGTTACAAGGATTCCTTTATTACTATAGAGACATTTTTGGGGGAGAAACAGGCATAGGACTACCAAAAATTTTTCCAGGTCTCAGATTCTTCGACAGAATTGTTGCCAACTACTATTTATCTCTCGCTCTGTTAGTGTTGTCTTCGATAATAATCTACAAAATTGCAACTTCTAAAACTGGGATTATTTTTATTTCTATCTTAGATGATGAAATAGGAGCAAAAGCATGTGCCATAAACACAACAAAATACAAACTAATGTCCTTAGCTATTAGTGGACTCTTTGGAAGCTTAGCTGGTGCATTTTATGGCCATATCGTATCAGGTAGTGCTAATCCACGATTATTTGTGGACACCACAGCTTTAATGCCGATGGAATTTTCTTTGATCCCAATTATAGCAGCTGTTTTAGGAGGAGTAGGAACAATCTACGGCCCAATAGTTGGAGTTTACATATACCAAATACTGTACAGATATATACTGAGAGACGTGATAACCTTTAATATATTCGGATATATAGTAACTGTTGATCGACACATGCAACTGTTCATCTTCATATCATTCATTGTACTACTGATTGTCAAGTGGCCGCGAGGAGTGGCTAGAGCAATAGTGGAGAAACTTGAGGATTTGGAAGAACCCAGAGAGTTAGAAGAAATCCTAAAGGAGAAGACTGAAAGTAAACAAATGTAA
- a CDS encoding ABC transporter ATP-binding protein: MYVLEVKNLTKSFGGLVAVNNVSFQVDEGEIVGIIGPNGAGKTTLFNLITGFLKPDFGKVLLKGEDITGLPPYKIANKGLVRTFQIVRPFRHLPTIANVLVSLQSYRGRRRIEWIKTPERKAMEMLEDVGLSDMALEPAENLSHGDLKRLEIARAMALEPEIVLLDEPFGGLNPVETEYMVKSIQRMHLDGHTMVIVEHKLHALMKLVKRVLVMHNGEIIAEGTPKEIAKNKKVIEVYLGKVV, encoded by the coding sequence ATGTATGTCCTAGAAGTTAAAAATCTTACAAAAAGTTTTGGAGGCTTAGTAGCTGTTAACAATGTAAGTTTCCAAGTTGATGAGGGTGAAATAGTCGGTATAATAGGCCCTAACGGGGCTGGAAAAACAACACTATTCAATTTAATAACCGGCTTTTTAAAACCTGATTTCGGAAAAGTCTTGCTTAAAGGAGAGGATATAACAGGACTCCCACCATATAAAATAGCTAACAAAGGCTTAGTTCGAACTTTTCAAATAGTTAGACCATTCAGGCACTTGCCTACGATAGCTAACGTACTTGTATCATTACAATCCTATAGAGGTAGAAGGAGAATTGAGTGGATCAAAACTCCAGAAAGGAAGGCTATGGAAATGCTTGAGGATGTGGGCTTGTCGGACATGGCTTTGGAACCAGCGGAAAATCTGTCTCACGGTGATTTAAAACGTTTGGAGATAGCTAGAGCTATGGCACTAGAGCCTGAAATAGTCCTCTTAGATGAGCCCTTTGGTGGATTAAACCCGGTGGAAACAGAATATATGGTTAAGTCGATTCAGAGGATGCATCTTGACGGCCATACTATGGTGATAGTTGAGCATAAGCTTCATGCCCTTATGAAACTCGTAAAAAGAGTATTAGTCATGCATAACGGGGAAATAATAGCCGAAGGAACCCCTAAAGAAATTGCTAAAAACAAGAAGGTGATCGAGGTTTATCTTGGGAAGGTGGTATAA
- a CDS encoding branched-chain amino acid ABC transporter permease — MLESIIIIGTIVGLIYAIIALGFTLVYGISGIVNLTHGVFIVVGAYLYGVLSDYLLKINIFPPESPYLIPIIAMFLSFIFTAAIGSIFYRLTLHQILGDEISILIASICSCLIFQKLIYITLGTSQAFAYRISPLAYGKIRIINTDVLTGQALAGTISLITFIALSIFISKTKVGRAMKALSQDLEASMLMGISTEKLYMLTTAISAGLGSLGGILYTSTVTFGVASYMWMSGLAVSFTVVVLGGLGSVKGSLLGGLILGLAEISAMTILPGAGVLQSSIPFIVIILVLIIRPKGLFGKRIEME, encoded by the coding sequence ATGCTGGAATCCATAATAATCATAGGCACAATCGTTGGACTTATTTACGCAATTATAGCATTAGGTTTCACATTAGTTTATGGAATATCCGGAATAGTAAACTTAACACATGGTGTTTTTATTGTGGTAGGCGCCTATTTATATGGTGTCCTATCAGATTATCTTCTAAAAATAAACATATTTCCTCCAGAATCCCCCTATTTAATCCCAATTATAGCTATGTTTTTATCATTCATTTTTACCGCAGCCATCGGAAGTATTTTTTATAGGCTTACGCTTCATCAAATACTAGGAGACGAAATTAGCATACTAATAGCGTCCATATGCAGCTGTCTGATATTTCAAAAATTAATCTACATAACCCTTGGAACATCGCAAGCATTTGCATATCGTATAAGCCCCTTAGCATATGGAAAGATAAGAATAATAAACACCGACGTGTTAACAGGACAAGCTTTAGCTGGCACTATCTCGTTAATAACATTTATCGCTCTTTCAATTTTTATCTCAAAAACTAAAGTGGGAAGAGCCATGAAAGCTCTTTCACAAGACTTGGAAGCCTCTATGCTAATGGGCATAAGCACTGAAAAACTCTACATGCTTACGACCGCAATTTCCGCAGGTCTAGGCAGCTTAGGAGGCATCTTATATACATCCACAGTAACGTTTGGTGTTGCATCATACATGTGGATGTCCGGCCTAGCGGTTTCCTTCACTGTGGTTGTGTTAGGTGGGCTTGGAAGTGTTAAGGGCTCTCTTCTAGGGGGCCTAATACTCGGTCTAGCAGAAATATCGGCTATGACAATCCTACCCGGGGCGGGAGTTTTACAATCATCAATACCCTTCATCGTAATTATTTTGGTCCTCATAATCAGACCTAAAGGATTATTTGGAAAACGCATTGAAATGGAGTGA
- a CDS encoding ABC transporter ATP-binding protein, with protein MLEVKNLTVHYNGAMALNDVSVTVNKGEFVAVVGPNGAGKTTLLKAISGTLRELQKVRREKARLTGEIIFEGKRIDKLKPWEIVKMGIIHCPERRRLFPEMSVFENLIMGSYLRKDKEEIKKDLEWVYELFPILKERKNQMAQTLSGGEGQMLAIARALMARPKLLMIDEPSLGLAPLAKQKVFDSIKEIWKSGVTILLVEQDVSMALSLATRGYVLTHGRIAAQGTPQELLKNEDLREMYIGI; from the coding sequence TTGCTGGAAGTTAAAAACCTAACAGTTCACTACAACGGAGCCATGGCCTTAAACGATGTAAGTGTAACCGTCAACAAAGGTGAATTTGTCGCCGTTGTTGGACCAAACGGGGCAGGAAAAACAACACTGTTAAAAGCTATTTCAGGAACTCTTAGAGAACTCCAAAAAGTTAGAAGGGAGAAGGCCCGACTTACGGGCGAAATAATATTTGAGGGCAAAAGGATAGACAAACTGAAACCGTGGGAAATAGTTAAAATGGGAATAATTCATTGTCCGGAGAGAAGAAGACTGTTCCCAGAAATGAGCGTTTTTGAAAATCTAATAATGGGAAGCTATTTAAGAAAGGATAAAGAGGAAATTAAAAAGGACTTAGAGTGGGTCTATGAGCTTTTCCCAATCCTTAAAGAGAGAAAGAATCAAATGGCCCAAACCTTAAGTGGAGGGGAAGGCCAAATGCTTGCTATTGCGAGAGCCCTTATGGCGAGACCCAAACTGCTCATGATAGATGAGCCCTCCCTTGGACTAGCTCCGTTAGCAAAACAGAAAGTCTTTGATAGTATAAAAGAAATCTGGAAGTCCGGGGTTACAATACTCCTAGTTGAGCAGGACGTCAGCATGGCCCTGAGCCTAGCCACCCGGGGATACGTCTTAACCCACGGAAGAATCGCTGCCCAGGGAACACCGCAAGAACTATTAAAAAACGAAGATTTAAGAGAAATGTATATAGGCATATAA